The Kordia sp. SMS9 genome window below encodes:
- the accB gene encoding acetyl-CoA carboxylase biotin carboxyl carrier protein: MDLKEIQSLIKFVAKSGASEVKLEMEDVKITIKTGSSDSKGETTTVVQQIPMAGMPQPAAAPAPAQPAAPAAPETPAAPASDDAKYITIKSPIIGTFYRKPSPDKPNFVEVGDSISEGSVLCVIEAMKLFNEIESEVSGKIVKVLVDDASPVEFDQPLFLVDPS; this comes from the coding sequence ATGGATTTAAAAGAAATTCAAAGCTTAATTAAATTCGTAGCCAAATCTGGAGCAAGTGAAGTAAAACTTGAAATGGAAGATGTAAAAATCACCATTAAAACTGGAAGTAGCGATTCAAAAGGCGAAACGACAACTGTAGTGCAACAAATACCAATGGCAGGCATGCCTCAACCCGCAGCAGCTCCTGCACCAGCACAACCCGCAGCACCTGCAGCACCAGAAACTCCCGCAGCACCAGCAAGCGATGACGCAAAATATATTACTATAAAATCACCAATTATTGGTACTTTCTATAGAAAACCTTCTCCTGATAAACCAAACTTTGTAGAGGTTGGAGACAGCATTTCTGAAGGAAGTGTTTTATGTGTGATTGAAGCGATGAAACTTTTCAACGAAATTGAATCAGAAGTTTCAGGAAAAATAGTGAAAGTCTTAGTAGACGATGCTTCTCCAGTAGAATTTGATCAACCATTATTCTTAGTAGATCCATCCTAA
- a CDS encoding beta-ketoacyl-ACP synthase III — protein MTKITAAITAVGAYVPDYVLTNKILETMVDTNDEWITTRTGIKERRILKEEGAGSSYLAIKAAQDLITKKNLDPKEIDMVIVATATPDMPVASTAVYTASKIGATNAFAFDLQAACSSFLYGMSTAASYIQSGRYKKVLLIGADKMSSIIDYTDRATCIIFGDGAGAVLFEPNEEGLGLQDEYLRSDGIGREFLKIDAGGSILPASEETIKNKQHTVFQDGKTVFKFAVSNMADVSAKIMEDNNLTNEDVQWLVPHQANKRIIDATARRMGVDESKVMMNIQRYGNTTSGTLPLCLHDYEKQLKKGDNLIFAAFGGGFTWGAIYLKWAYNSN, from the coding sequence ATGACCAAAATTACAGCAGCAATAACAGCTGTAGGAGCGTATGTTCCTGATTATGTATTAACCAACAAGATACTTGAAACAATGGTTGATACTAACGATGAGTGGATTACAACTCGAACAGGTATCAAAGAACGCAGAATTCTGAAAGAAGAAGGAGCGGGATCTTCATATTTAGCGATCAAAGCTGCCCAAGACCTTATTACAAAGAAAAATTTAGACCCAAAGGAAATAGACATGGTTATTGTTGCTACAGCAACACCAGACATGCCTGTAGCTTCCACCGCAGTATATACCGCTAGTAAAATTGGAGCTACCAATGCCTTTGCGTTCGATTTGCAAGCGGCATGCTCTAGCTTTTTGTACGGAATGTCTACTGCAGCAAGTTATATCCAATCGGGGCGTTATAAGAAAGTATTATTGATAGGAGCCGATAAAATGTCTTCTATTATTGATTATACAGACAGAGCTACCTGTATCATTTTTGGTGATGGAGCCGGAGCTGTACTGTTTGAACCGAATGAAGAAGGACTCGGATTGCAAGACGAATACCTTCGTAGTGATGGTATTGGTCGTGAATTCTTAAAAATTGATGCTGGAGGTTCCATATTGCCAGCTTCAGAAGAAACTATAAAAAACAAACAACATACCGTATTTCAAGACGGAAAAACTGTTTTCAAATTCGCAGTATCCAATATGGCAGATGTGAGCGCCAAAATTATGGAAGACAACAATCTGACGAATGAAGACGTACAATGGTTGGTTCCTCACCAAGCCAATAAACGTATCATTGATGCCACTGCAAGGCGTATGGGCGTAGATGAAAGTAAAGTGATGATGAACATTCAACGTTATGGAAATACAACTTCTGGAACGTTGCCATTATGTTTACATGACTATGAAAAACAACTCAAAAAAGGAGATAACCTCATCTTTGCTGCCTTTGGTGGTGGATTTACGTGGGGCGCAATTTACCTTAAATGGGCATATAATTCTAACTAG
- the accC gene encoding acetyl-CoA carboxylase biotin carboxylase subunit: MFKKILVANRGEIALRVIRTCKEMGIKTVAIYSTADVDSLHVRFADEAVCIGPAPSSESYLKMSNIIAAAEITNADAIHPGYGFLSENAKFSKICGEHNIKFIGASPEMIDKMGDKASAKATMKAAGVPCVPGSDGIIESFEECEKLAVETGYPVMLKATAGGGGKGMRAVWKPEDLRDAWDSARQESKAAFGNDDMYMEKLIEEPRHIEIQVVGDSSGRACHLSERDCSVQRRHQKLTEEVPSPFMTDDLRQRMGDAAVKAAEFISYEGAGTVEFLVDKHRNFYFMEMNTRIQVEHPITEQVIDFDLIREQILVAAGVPISGKNYTPNLHSIECRINAEDPYNNFRPSPGRITTLHAPGGHGVRLDTHVYAGYSIPPNYDSMIAKLITTAQTREEAINKMKRALDEFVIEGIKTTIPFHRQLMDHPDYVAGNYTTKFMEDFEMQPEAE; the protein is encoded by the coding sequence ATGTTTAAAAAAATATTAGTTGCCAACAGAGGTGAAATAGCTTTAAGAGTTATTAGAACCTGTAAAGAAATGGGTATCAAAACCGTTGCTATATATTCTACAGCCGATGTTGATAGCCTTCACGTACGTTTTGCCGACGAAGCAGTTTGTATTGGACCTGCGCCAAGTAGCGAATCGTATTTAAAAATGTCAAATATTATTGCTGCTGCCGAAATTACCAACGCAGATGCCATTCACCCAGGATACGGTTTCTTATCTGAAAACGCCAAATTCTCAAAAATTTGTGGAGAACACAATATCAAATTCATTGGTGCTTCGCCCGAAATGATTGATAAAATGGGAGACAAAGCTTCTGCAAAAGCTACGATGAAAGCAGCAGGCGTTCCATGTGTTCCAGGAAGTGACGGAATCATTGAAAGTTTTGAAGAATGTGAAAAACTAGCGGTAGAAACAGGATATCCTGTGATGCTGAAAGCAACTGCTGGTGGTGGTGGAAAAGGAATGCGTGCTGTATGGAAACCAGAAGACTTGAGAGATGCTTGGGATTCTGCTCGACAAGAATCAAAAGCTGCCTTTGGAAATGACGATATGTACATGGAAAAACTTATTGAAGAGCCACGACACATCGAAATTCAAGTAGTAGGCGATTCTTCAGGAAGAGCATGTCACTTGTCTGAGCGTGATTGTTCTGTGCAACGTCGTCACCAAAAATTAACAGAAGAAGTACCTTCGCCATTTATGACCGACGATTTACGTCAACGTATGGGAGATGCTGCCGTGAAAGCAGCTGAATTCATTAGCTATGAAGGTGCTGGAACAGTAGAATTTTTAGTAGATAAGCATAGAAATTTCTACTTTATGGAAATGAATACACGTATTCAAGTAGAGCATCCAATTACCGAACAAGTAATTGATTTCGATTTGATTCGTGAACAAATATTAGTAGCGGCTGGCGTGCCAATTTCAGGTAAAAATTATACGCCAAACTTACACTCAATTGAATGTAGAATTAACGCAGAAGATCCTTATAATAATTTTAGACCTTCTCCGGGAAGAATTACTACGTTGCATGCGCCTGGCGGACATGGAGTTCGTTTAGATACGCATGTATACGCTGGCTATTCCATTCCTCCGAACTACGATTCTATGATTGCAAAATTGATCACCACAGCACAAACGCGTGAAGAAGCTATCAATAAGATGAAACGTGCGTTGGATGAGTTTGTGATTGAAGGCATTAAAACAACAATTCCATTCCACAGACAATTAATGGATCATCCAGATTATGTAGCTGGAAACTATACGACAAAATTTATGGAAGACTTTGAAATGCAACCAGAAGCAGAGTAA
- a CDS encoding DUF177 domain-containing protein yields the protein MMELKDFTIPFIGLKEGKHQFDYQIDNTFFALFEFDEFNETAVNATLEFHKKATLLELTFTASGTVNVNCDVTNEPFEQPIDGNLDLIVKFGHEYNDENEEILIVPHGEYEINVAQYIYEMIVLAVPSKRIHPGIEDGTLQSEILEKLEELQPGTEKKETEEDIDPRWNTLKKLLTDNK from the coding sequence ATGATGGAACTAAAGGACTTTACAATTCCTTTTATAGGATTAAAAGAAGGAAAACACCAGTTTGATTATCAAATTGATAATACGTTCTTTGCACTTTTTGAATTTGATGAATTCAATGAAACTGCCGTAAACGCAACATTGGAATTTCACAAAAAAGCAACCCTGCTCGAATTAACCTTTACGGCTTCTGGTACGGTCAATGTAAATTGTGATGTAACCAATGAGCCTTTTGAGCAACCAATTGATGGAAATTTAGACTTAATTGTCAAGTTTGGACATGAATACAACGATGAAAACGAAGAAATTCTCATTGTTCCGCATGGCGAATATGAAATCAATGTTGCACAATATATATATGAAATGATTGTGTTAGCGGTTCCTTCAAAACGAATTCATCCTGGTATTGAAGATGGCACATTGCAATCGGAAATACTCGAAAAGTTAGAAGAATTACAACCTGGTACAGAGAAAAAAGAAACTGAAGAGGACATTGATCCTCGTTGGAATACATTAAAAAAACTATTAACGGATAATAAATAA
- a CDS encoding FAD-binding oxidoreductase gives MQLSYWEYKTWLTNVDFTIVGSGIVGLNCALQLRKHYPTAKIIILEKGILPQGASTKNAGFACFGSLSEILDDLTTHSEEEVINLVKRRCKGLQLLRETLGDNAIDYQALGGYELFTEQDEALYETCLAKKDAINQLLHSVFDGNVFSEVENKFQFERIRPHYIFNQFEGQIDTGKMMQSLLKKAVSNHIQILNSVSVDGFTETENAVHVHTNQFDFSTKKLLIATNGFASQLLDESVKPARAQVLITKPIPNLHIKGTFHLDKGYYYFRNIDHRILFGGGRNLDFATEETTEFDQTEIIQQKLEALLQTTILPNTTFEIEHRWSGIMGVGSQKKAIVKPLSNNVFCGVRLGGMGVAIGSLVGKELAALV, from the coding sequence ATGCAATTAAGCTATTGGGAATACAAAACGTGGCTGACTAATGTCGATTTCACTATTGTGGGAAGCGGTATTGTAGGACTGAATTGCGCGTTGCAACTTCGAAAGCACTATCCAACGGCAAAAATTATCATTCTAGAAAAAGGAATCTTACCACAAGGCGCAAGTACTAAAAATGCGGGTTTTGCCTGTTTTGGAAGTCTCTCTGAGATTTTAGACGATCTTACGACACATTCAGAAGAAGAAGTCATAAACCTTGTCAAAAGGCGCTGTAAAGGCTTGCAATTACTTCGTGAAACTTTAGGCGACAATGCGATTGATTATCAGGCGTTGGGCGGATACGAATTGTTTACAGAACAAGATGAAGCGCTGTATGAAACCTGTTTGGCGAAAAAAGACGCGATCAATCAATTGTTACATTCGGTTTTTGATGGAAATGTCTTTAGCGAAGTTGAAAATAAGTTTCAGTTTGAACGGATTCGGCCGCATTATATTTTTAATCAGTTTGAAGGACAAATTGATACGGGAAAAATGATGCAATCACTCTTGAAAAAGGCAGTATCCAATCACATTCAGATTTTAAATTCCGTTTCGGTTGATGGGTTCACGGAAACTGAAAATGCAGTACATGTACACACCAATCAGTTTGACTTTTCTACGAAAAAATTGCTCATTGCAACCAATGGTTTTGCGTCGCAATTGCTAGATGAATCTGTAAAACCGGCGCGTGCGCAAGTATTGATTACCAAACCGATTCCGAATTTACACATCAAAGGAACGTTTCACTTGGACAAAGGGTATTATTACTTTCGAAACATAGACCATCGCATTCTATTTGGTGGTGGACGAAATCTGGATTTTGCAACCGAAGAAACGACCGAATTTGACCAAACGGAAATCATTCAGCAAAAGCTGGAAGCACTTTTACAAACAACGATTTTGCCCAACACCACATTTGAAATAGAACACCGTTGGAGTGGCATTATGGGTGTTGGCTCACAGAAAAAAGCGATTGTAAAACCCTTATCAAACAATGTATTTTGCGGCGTTCGCTTAGGCGGAATGGGCGTTGCTATTGGGAGTTTGGTTGGGAAAGAATTAGCAGCATTGGTATGA
- a CDS encoding histidine kinase — MNNNTFWVNGLDGSLSYWNGSFFEPFAFNEELKSLRPDQEGWLDFIGLHENTLFFQLIASDYWEITYPIYSINTCDGTTATHGEEILDFLNNTAPTDQIIKRRINIAKNLQAVKDSLKTLNVELRKISEVHFQWNAQSKIKNVKNITKEIIGLYIDENNNEWIATKAGVFYFKNGDLSAEPIIILEGIGVTVISKSKDGSLWVTSTDNGLFHIPNITIKKFKSKDWLDGETFYKLKKADNYLVVMSEKGRTFLLTKNQLNAQVDDNIIVDNLTNEKRKIISSSVHNYKGIFNMLQVENKTFLVYNSTGFNINTDKNYIPTLKYKFRTLSATIDRKKNIWIATTEGLFKWKNEYKKTEPALVPIQGIRDFRVNDVKMDNDGIWLATPKFGLVYKRDSLEYTFKHEKLSNKVLQAIYKQNDSTLWLGSNRGLLKAKYTFKNNIPIIEKMDVYTIKNGLISNYINDVSFWNDEIWLATDNGLCHFKPSQLSVSHTIPSLQIDFIETDKKQAVHTTQVTLPHNENDVTIHYTGISHNKPKKGFYRYKINDKPWVETNERKVSFLDLNHGEYAFKVQCRSDNSQWSNTKQLVFTIEPHFLERIWFKIAMICSVCIIIFLVIVRYKKNWQKKLENENRLRKSELTTLRNQMNPHFMFNSLTAIQGLIYKGEKLEANTYIGEFSRLMRKSLEYSKLENIVLEEEIQFIENYLELEKKRFKELFEYHIIIDPELSKSALQVPPLLIQPLLENCIKHGFRGMDKNKLIEISIQKHEHINDIFEVIIKDNGVGFDLSQLSNSSKSVGLGIVKDRISLIRENLNNKEVAFYIDSELGKGTTIRLLLPLNT, encoded by the coding sequence ATGAATAATAATACTTTTTGGGTAAATGGACTCGATGGTTCATTGAGCTACTGGAATGGAAGTTTTTTTGAACCTTTTGCATTTAATGAAGAATTAAAAAGTTTAAGACCTGACCAAGAAGGTTGGTTAGACTTCATTGGGCTACACGAAAACACCTTATTTTTTCAACTTATTGCATCAGACTATTGGGAAATAACTTATCCTATATATTCAATTAATACCTGTGATGGTACAACAGCTACGCACGGTGAAGAAATTCTTGATTTTCTTAACAATACAGCACCAACAGATCAAATAATAAAGAGAAGAATTAATATTGCTAAAAACCTACAAGCAGTCAAAGATTCATTAAAAACACTTAATGTTGAATTAAGGAAAATATCTGAGGTGCATTTTCAATGGAATGCTCAAAGTAAAATCAAAAATGTAAAAAATATTACCAAAGAGATCATTGGCTTATATATTGATGAAAATAACAATGAATGGATTGCTACAAAAGCAGGTGTTTTTTATTTTAAAAATGGAGACCTATCTGCTGAACCTATTATTATTCTTGAAGGAATAGGAGTTACTGTCATCTCTAAGTCTAAAGACGGTTCTCTTTGGGTCACTTCTACAGATAATGGCCTTTTTCATATTCCAAATATTACTATCAAAAAATTTAAATCAAAAGATTGGCTAGATGGAGAAACTTTTTATAAGCTAAAAAAAGCAGACAATTACTTGGTAGTAATGAGTGAAAAAGGCAGGACTTTTTTATTAACGAAAAATCAATTAAATGCTCAGGTTGATGATAATATAATCGTTGATAATTTAACTAATGAAAAAAGAAAAATCATAAGCTCATCAGTACATAATTATAAAGGCATTTTTAACATGCTTCAAGTTGAAAATAAAACTTTTCTAGTATACAATTCTACTGGATTTAATATCAATACTGATAAAAACTATATTCCTACTCTAAAATACAAGTTTCGTACATTATCGGCAACGATAGATCGTAAAAAAAATATATGGATTGCAACTACGGAAGGTCTTTTTAAGTGGAAAAACGAATATAAAAAAACAGAACCCGCTTTAGTTCCCATTCAAGGAATTCGTGATTTTAGAGTAAATGATGTAAAAATGGATAACGATGGTATTTGGCTCGCAACACCTAAGTTTGGATTGGTATATAAGAGAGATTCTCTTGAGTATACTTTTAAGCATGAAAAATTAAGTAATAAAGTACTTCAAGCTATTTACAAGCAAAACGATTCTACCTTGTGGCTTGGCTCTAATAGAGGACTTTTAAAAGCTAAATATACGTTTAAAAATAACATTCCTATTATTGAGAAAATGGATGTATATACCATAAAAAACGGACTCATATCAAACTATATTAACGATGTTTCTTTTTGGAATGATGAAATTTGGTTAGCTACCGATAATGGTCTTTGTCATTTTAAACCGTCGCAATTGTCTGTAAGTCATACTATTCCTTCATTGCAAATTGATTTTATAGAAACAGATAAAAAGCAAGCTGTACACACAACCCAGGTTACGCTTCCTCATAATGAAAATGACGTCACTATTCATTACACAGGGATTTCACATAACAAACCCAAAAAAGGGTTTTACAGGTATAAAATAAATGATAAACCTTGGGTGGAAACCAACGAAAGAAAAGTTAGTTTTTTAGATTTAAATCATGGTGAATATGCGTTTAAAGTGCAATGTCGTAGTGATAACAGCCAGTGGAGCAACACAAAACAACTCGTTTTTACCATAGAACCACATTTTTTAGAACGTATTTGGTTTAAAATTGCTATGATATGTAGTGTCTGTATTATCATTTTCCTAGTAATAGTACGCTATAAGAAGAATTGGCAGAAAAAACTTGAAAATGAAAACAGACTTAGAAAATCTGAACTCACGACACTCAGAAATCAAATGAACCCGCATTTTATGTTCAATTCGCTTACAGCAATTCAAGGACTAATTTACAAAGGAGAAAAACTAGAAGCCAATACATACATTGGTGAATTTTCTAGACTGATGCGAAAGAGTTTAGAATACTCAAAACTTGAAAACATAGTACTTGAAGAAGAAATTCAGTTTATTGAAAATTATTTAGAACTCGAAAAAAAGCGATTTAAAGAGTTATTTGAGTATCATATTATCATTGATCCAGAATTATCTAAAAGTGCGCTACAAGTTCCACCATTGCTTATTCAGCCATTGTTAGAGAACTGTATTAAACATGGGTTTCGCGGAATGGATAAGAACAAGCTAATTGAAATATCGATTCAAAAACATGAACACATCAACGATATTTTTGAAGTAATTATAAAAGATAATGGAGTTGGGTTTGATTTGTCACAATTATCAAATTCTAGCAAATCTGTGGGATTGGGAATTGTAAAAGATCGTATTAGCCTGATTCGAGAAAATCTCAACAATAAAGAAGTTGCTTTTTACATTGACAGTGAACTCGGTAAAGGAACTACCATTCGCTTATTATTACCATTAAACACCTAA
- the rpmF gene encoding 50S ribosomal protein L32, translating to MAHPKRKISKTRRDKRRTHYKATAPQIATCPTTGEAHLYHRAHWHEGKLYYRGKVLIDNTTEENLA from the coding sequence ATGGCACATCCAAAGAGAAAAATCTCGAAAACAAGAAGAGATAAGAGAAGAACTCACTATAAAGCTACTGCTCCTCAAATTGCTACGTGCCCAACTACTGGTGAAGCACACTTATATCACAGAGCGCACTGGCACGAAGGAAAATTATATTACAGAGGAAAAGTATTGATTGATAATACAACAGAAGAAAACTTAGCATAA
- a CDS encoding AraC family transcriptional regulator — MNIFTLPDYLTAETNCSIQLFDYESTTEHLNNKINLTKNTFSFLQEGFKKVSTSHQPISITNDAFLIMKSGHCLMTENLSEHHHFYRSILLFFSDEALFQFLEKHQITSKRIAATTAAKSCVYDDFICSFVKSLEDIHKLPQHVQQQLLQVKLEEILLYLVATKGPDFLLFLIASKDDQTSHFINVVESNKLNKLTLKELAFLANMSVSTFKREFEKHFQQSPIKWFQQQRLEHAAFLLKNEAKRPSDIFEAIGYENLSNFVYAFKTKFGVTPKQYQLQD; from the coding sequence ATGAACATTTTTACGTTGCCCGATTATTTGACTGCTGAAACAAATTGCTCGATTCAGTTGTTTGATTATGAATCGACAACTGAACACTTGAACAACAAGATCAATCTCACCAAAAATACCTTTAGCTTTTTGCAAGAAGGGTTTAAGAAAGTTTCCACGAGTCATCAACCGATTTCCATCACGAATGACGCGTTTTTAATCATGAAATCTGGGCATTGTTTGATGACGGAGAATTTGTCGGAACACCACCATTTTTACCGAAGTATCTTATTGTTTTTTTCGGATGAAGCTTTGTTTCAATTTCTTGAGAAGCATCAAATTACCAGCAAACGCATTGCCGCTACAACGGCCGCAAAATCGTGTGTGTATGATGATTTTATTTGTTCATTTGTAAAAAGCCTGGAAGACATTCATAAGCTTCCGCAACACGTACAACAACAACTTTTACAGGTAAAGCTAGAAGAAATATTGCTGTATTTAGTCGCAACTAAAGGCCCTGATTTTTTATTGTTTTTAATTGCTTCTAAAGACGATCAAACGAGTCATTTTATCAATGTGGTAGAAAGTAATAAACTCAACAAATTGACATTGAAAGAACTCGCATTCCTAGCAAACATGAGTGTTTCCACGTTTAAGCGTGAGTTTGAAAAGCACTTTCAACAATCGCCTATTAAATGGTTTCAACAACAACGTTTGGAACATGCTGCTTTTTTATTGAAGAACGAAGCCAAACGACCTTCCGATATTTTTGAAGCGATTGGTTACGAGAATTTGTCCAACTTCGTATACGCGTTTAAAACTAAATTTGGCGTAACTCCAAAACAGTATCAATTGCAAGATTGA
- a CDS encoding LytTR family DNA-binding domain-containing protein — protein MIDVLVIEDEIEIQNFIVSLLSTYCKDLQIVGTSSSVAEATSLIKIKKPELIFLDVELKDGKAFDLLNCFDVNDFVTIFLTGYSKYGINAVKYGVSDYLLKPIILKELIESVEKAKAKVKEKHMLRKFYTDATIEEVSGKILVQKINKLKVLLNYAEILNWTSEEGFTRVYLNDNQSFLLNGTLKSFYDKLPSFFIKIHRSHAVNLHFVQSYGMNRNGWVKLNNGTILPVSSRNKRAFLAAINAFSD, from the coding sequence ATGATAGATGTACTAGTTATAGAGGACGAAATTGAAATTCAAAATTTCATTGTAAGTTTGCTTTCTACATATTGCAAAGACTTACAAATTGTAGGAACAAGCAGTTCTGTGGCAGAAGCAACATCATTAATAAAAATCAAAAAACCAGAATTGATATTCCTAGATGTAGAACTAAAAGACGGAAAAGCTTTTGATCTTTTAAATTGTTTTGATGTCAATGATTTTGTTACCATTTTTTTAACAGGATATTCAAAATATGGAATTAATGCTGTCAAATATGGCGTCAGTGATTATCTTTTAAAACCAATTATTCTAAAAGAACTTATTGAATCTGTTGAAAAAGCAAAGGCAAAAGTGAAGGAAAAACACATGCTAAGAAAATTCTATACAGATGCTACTATTGAAGAAGTTTCTGGGAAGATTTTAGTCCAAAAAATTAATAAGTTAAAGGTTCTTTTAAATTATGCTGAAATTTTAAATTGGACAAGTGAGGAAGGTTTTACACGCGTATATCTCAATGACAATCAAAGTTTTTTGTTAAATGGAACCTTAAAATCATTTTATGACAAATTGCCTTCTTTTTTTATCAAAATACACAGATCACATGCCGTAAACCTACATTTTGTGCAATCGTATGGAATGAATAGAAATGGTTGGGTAAAACTAAATAATGGAACTATATTGCCTGTTTCCTCCAGGAATAAGCGTGCTTTTTTAGCAGCAATCAATGCTTTCTCTGATTAA
- a CDS encoding GreA/GreB family elongation factor: protein MTVKESLYNACLEIVNERQANIQDRFSGIQEAMLSETKSSAGDKHETGRAMLQLEREKLGNQLLEIQKVKEILHKVDSKSTVSQGCLGSLVYTSQANYFISVSVGEITVNHQKFYAIATNTPIGKLLLGKKVGDTITFRNQSFVIEKIV from the coding sequence ATGACAGTCAAAGAATCTTTATACAACGCGTGTTTGGAAATCGTAAATGAGCGGCAAGCCAACATTCAAGATCGTTTTTCGGGCATTCAAGAAGCGATGCTATCGGAAACCAAAAGTTCGGCTGGCGACAAACATGAAACAGGTCGCGCGATGTTGCAACTAGAACGAGAAAAGCTGGGAAATCAGTTGTTGGAAATTCAAAAAGTCAAGGAAATTCTACATAAAGTTGATTCAAAATCTACGGTTTCACAAGGTTGTTTGGGAAGTTTGGTGTATACTTCGCAGGCTAATTATTTTATTTCGGTCAGCGTTGGCGAAATTACTGTCAATCATCAAAAATTCTACGCCATTGCCACCAATACGCCCATTGGAAAGTTGTTATTGGGAAAAAAAGTAGGAGACACCATTACCTTTAGAAATCAATCGTTTGTAATTGAGAAGATTGTTTAA
- a CDS encoding YbhB/YbcL family Raf kinase inhibitor-like protein produces the protein MKKIHTFLAFFVLMATTAFAQNTFTLTSKDLGGQATKAQEFSGFGCTGNNESPQLSWANAPKGTKSFAITMYDPDAPTGSGWWHWVVFDIPSNINELVSNAGNITMNLAPKGSIQSITDYGSAGYGGPCPPEGHGWHQYIITVYALKTDSLGLTKDTNAAVVGYYLWNNTIAKASMVAYYQREKK, from the coding sequence ATGAAGAAAATACACACTTTTTTAGCATTCTTTGTGTTGATGGCTACCACAGCTTTCGCACAAAATACATTTACCTTAACCAGCAAAGATTTGGGCGGACAAGCTACGAAAGCACAAGAGTTTAGTGGTTTTGGTTGTACAGGAAACAACGAATCGCCCCAGTTATCATGGGCAAATGCGCCCAAAGGCACTAAAAGCTTTGCCATTACTATGTACGATCCAGACGCGCCAACAGGAAGTGGTTGGTGGCATTGGGTAGTTTTTGACATTCCATCAAATATCAACGAATTGGTAAGCAATGCAGGAAATATTACCATGAATCTTGCTCCTAAAGGAAGCATTCAAAGCATTACAGATTACGGTAGTGCAGGTTACGGTGGTCCATGTCCGCCAGAAGGTCACGGATGGCATCAATATATTATTACGGTGTATGCTTTAAAAACAGATTCGTTAGGATTGACAAAAGATACCAATGCGGCAGTTGTTGGGTATTATTTGTGGAACAACACAATTGCGAAAGCAAGTATGGTAGCGTACTATCAAAGAGAGAAGAAATAG